A genomic segment from Propionibacteriaceae bacterium ZF39 encodes:
- a CDS encoding LemA family protein translates to MDIALIILIVVLILLVVAGVAVVSMYNNFVRQRNMIQESWRQVDVELNRRYELIPNLVETVRAYAAHERNTLEDITRLRNQAAAVAQQEGAMPSEQRARTEEALSGAVHNLLVSVEAYPDLKSNQNFLHLQKELSETEDRIAAGRRFYNANVREYNTKIDSVPTNLIAGAFKFEKATYFEVNDPAVRQAPDVNFGEIAYRGQETQAPPQRQEDRSEPGQPALGAGGQQQPYGQQQYGQQGGYQQQPAYEQQQYQQPGQQQPGQQWPQQGQPPQQGGYEAPGEWRQS, encoded by the coding sequence GTGGACATTGCCCTGATCATCCTGATCGTCGTACTCATCCTGCTGGTCGTGGCCGGCGTGGCGGTGGTGAGCATGTACAACAACTTCGTCCGTCAGCGCAACATGATCCAGGAGTCCTGGCGCCAGGTGGATGTCGAACTGAATCGGCGTTATGAGCTGATCCCCAACCTGGTGGAAACCGTGCGGGCGTACGCGGCGCACGAGCGCAACACGCTCGAGGACATCACCCGCCTGCGCAACCAGGCGGCCGCGGTCGCGCAGCAGGAAGGCGCGATGCCGTCCGAGCAGCGTGCCCGCACCGAAGAAGCCCTGTCGGGCGCGGTGCACAATCTGCTCGTGTCCGTGGAGGCCTATCCCGATCTGAAGTCGAACCAGAACTTCCTGCACCTGCAGAAAGAACTGAGCGAGACCGAGGACCGCATCGCCGCCGGACGCCGGTTCTACAATGCGAATGTGCGGGAATACAACACCAAGATCGACTCCGTGCCGACCAACCTGATCGCCGGTGCGTTCAAGTTCGAGAAGGCGACCTATTTCGAGGTCAACGACCCCGCTGTGCGTCAGGCCCCCGACGTCAACTTCGGCGAGATCGCCTATCGCGGGCAGGAAACCCAGGCCCCGCCGCAGCGCCAGGAGGACCGCTCCGAGCCGGGTCAGCCCGCCCTGGGTGCCGGTGGCCAACAGCAGCCCTATGGCCAGCAGCAATATGGCCAGCAGGGTGGCTATCAGCAGCAGCCCGCATATGAGCAGCAGCAATATCAGCAGCCCGGCCAGCAGCAGCCGGGGCAGCAGTGGCCCCAGCAGGGCCAGCCCCCGCAGCAGGGTGGCTATGAGGCTCCAGGAGAGTGGCGCCAGTCCTGA
- a CDS encoding DUF2853 family protein — protein sequence MATDWAADVKKHADKIDEEAVAGVIGHCGIALQSADASQVSFGDKAETDRVKKNFVMKKLGITDEAAADEAIAAVGAKLKGATRRYRPTVYYLLADHFGKLDLFHKKGS from the coding sequence ATGGCGACTGACTGGGCTGCCGACGTCAAGAAGCACGCGGACAAGATCGACGAAGAAGCCGTTGCCGGGGTGATCGGCCACTGTGGCATCGCCCTGCAGAGCGCTGACGCCTCGCAGGTCTCGTTCGGCGACAAGGCCGAGACCGACCGCGTCAAGAAGAACTTCGTCATGAAGAAGCTGGGCATCACCGATGAGGCCGCGGCGGATGAGGCCATCGCCGCTGTCGGCGCCAAGCTCAAGGGCGCGACGCGTCGCTATCGCCCGACCGTTTACTACTTGCTCGCCGATCACTTCGGCAAGCTCGACCTGTTCCACAAGAAGGGCAGCTGA
- a CDS encoding VTT domain-containing protein, with the protein MQTAAMTPMLLPDFLDPGNIIQSAGPWALWVVALIVFAECGLFSLLPGDSLLFTVGLFIKVPVVAGAAPVIHYFGSDVATLIFCCTVLTVAAILGNISGYFLGRLIGPPLFKPRKGFMGKVFDPVYVEKTHGFFEKYGPKALVIARFVPMVRTFVTLVAGVAKMDFKTFITWTAIGGVLWAWGVTTLGFFLGQIDAVRNNLEIAILLIVFVSILPMVFEYVMARRAKAAESKVEASA; encoded by the coding sequence ATGCAGACCGCCGCCATGACACCGATGCTTCTCCCGGATTTCTTGGACCCTGGAAACATCATCCAGTCCGCAGGACCCTGGGCACTCTGGGTTGTTGCCTTGATCGTCTTTGCCGAATGTGGGCTGTTCTCGCTCCTGCCGGGCGACTCACTGCTCTTCACCGTCGGCTTGTTTATCAAGGTGCCGGTTGTCGCGGGAGCCGCGCCGGTCATCCACTACTTCGGATCCGATGTCGCGACGTTGATCTTCTGCTGCACCGTGCTGACGGTCGCTGCGATCCTAGGCAATATCTCCGGCTACTTCCTCGGCCGACTCATCGGCCCGCCCCTGTTCAAGCCACGCAAGGGCTTCATGGGCAAGGTCTTCGACCCCGTCTATGTCGAGAAGACTCATGGATTCTTCGAGAAGTACGGCCCGAAGGCCCTCGTCATCGCGCGCTTCGTGCCGATGGTCCGGACCTTCGTGACCCTGGTCGCCGGTGTCGCCAAGATGGACTTCAAGACGTTCATCACCTGGACGGCCATCGGTGGCGTGCTGTGGGCGTGGGGTGTTACAACCTTGGGCTTCTTCCTCGGACAGATTGACGCAGTTCGAAACAACCTTGAGATCGCCATCCTGCTGATCGTCTTCGTGTCGATCCTGCCGATGGTCTTCGAATATGTCATGGCCCGCCGCGCCAAGGCCGCCGAATCCAAGGTCGAGGCCAGCGCCTGA
- a CDS encoding TrmH family RNA methyltransferase, which translates to MEVGPGVGPHPRPWPDDPRLDVGLLAEGDRRNVVDRFRYWSVEAIVEELDRSRVPLRVAIENWEHDFNIGSIVRTANAFNVAGIHIIGRRRWNRRGAMVTDRYLHVHHHPDAEHFRAAMADLECRVVGVDNLPGSVPIETTRLPARCCLVFGSESLGLSPELVNACERLVAIRQDGSTRSMNAGAAAAIAMYSWRRDQQPPNA; encoded by the coding sequence GTGGAGGTCGGACCCGGAGTCGGACCCCACCCCCGACCGTGGCCCGATGATCCTCGCCTCGACGTCGGACTGCTGGCCGAGGGGGACCGGCGCAACGTGGTGGACCGCTTCCGCTATTGGTCGGTCGAGGCGATCGTCGAGGAACTGGACCGCAGCCGCGTACCCCTCCGGGTCGCCATCGAGAACTGGGAGCACGACTTCAACATCGGCTCGATCGTGCGGACGGCCAATGCCTTCAATGTGGCCGGGATCCACATCATCGGGCGCCGCCGCTGGAACCGGCGCGGGGCGATGGTCACCGATCGCTATCTGCACGTCCATCACCATCCGGATGCGGAGCACTTCCGCGCCGCGATGGCCGACCTGGAGTGCCGGGTCGTGGGGGTCGACAACCTGCCCGGGTCGGTGCCGATCGAGACGACCAGGCTGCCGGCGCGGTGTTGCCTGGTGTTCGGCTCGGAGTCGTTGGGGCTGTCGCCGGAACTGGTCAACGCCTGTGAACGGCTGGTCGCCATCCGGCAGGACGGCTCTACTCGGTCGATGAATGCGGGTGCGGCAGCGGCCATCGCCATGTATTCCTGGCGCCGCGACCAGCAGCCCCCGAACGCCTGA
- a CDS encoding GntR family transcriptional regulator — protein MDAHDHPTDYSSVLLTTKRARVRHLLETQVICDLRPGEAIPSERELVRRLEVSRVTVRHAIEDLVAEGRLEKSHGRGTFVTGPRIESRLHLMSFSREMRARGLEPQTRVLDACEVPAVVTVAERLGLEAGTPVVRVERLRLADGNPMAHETGFYPAASFPGLLELDLSSLYDIFARHYGKRVTSGEQEIRAEAADTAQANVLGIPRRAPLLVQERVTFAGKETIEFATSHYRGDRYRLQMDLTPSGSR, from the coding sequence GTGGACGCGCACGACCACCCGACCGATTATTCTTCCGTTCTCCTGACGACCAAGCGGGCTCGCGTACGCCATCTCCTCGAAACCCAGGTCATCTGCGACCTCCGGCCGGGGGAGGCGATTCCGTCGGAGCGGGAATTGGTACGCCGGCTGGAAGTCTCCCGCGTCACCGTTCGCCACGCGATCGAGGACCTGGTCGCCGAGGGCCGGCTGGAGAAGTCCCACGGTCGCGGCACCTTCGTGACCGGTCCGCGCATCGAGTCACGACTTCACCTGATGTCGTTCTCGCGCGAGATGCGGGCCCGTGGGCTCGAGCCGCAGACCCGCGTACTCGATGCCTGTGAGGTGCCCGCCGTGGTGACGGTGGCGGAGCGGCTGGGGTTGGAGGCGGGTACGCCTGTTGTGCGCGTCGAGCGACTCCGCTTGGCCGACGGCAATCCGATGGCCCACGAGACGGGGTTCTATCCGGCGGCGAGCTTCCCCGGCCTGCTCGAGCTCGACCTGAGCAGCCTGTATGACATTTTCGCCCGTCACTATGGCAAGCGGGTGACCTCGGGGGAGCAGGAGATCCGGGCCGAAGCGGCCGATACGGCGCAGGCGAACGTGCTCGGCATTCCGCGGCGCGCACCGCTGCTGGTGCAGGAGCGCGTGACCTTTGCCGGCAAGGAAACGATCGAGTTTGCCACTTCGCACTATCGCGGCGATCGCTATCGCCTGCAGATGGACCTCACGCCCAGCGGCAGCCGTTAG
- the fbaA gene encoding class II fructose-bisphosphate aldolase — MPIATPEIYAEMLDRAKEQGFAYPAINISSSQTLNAALAGFAEAGSDGIIQVSTGGAEYLSGPTVKNMVAGATALAEYARVVAEKYPINIALHTDHCPKDKLDTFVRPLIAISQERVNKGLDPLFQSHMWDGSASPLDENLSIAGELMEACKSAKILLEVEIGVVGGEEDGVAHEINDKLYSTPEDAIATAKALGYGDRGYYMTALTFGNVHGVYKPGNVVLKPEVLKAAQEAVVKEFGLPEGSKPFHLVFHGGSGSSPEEIAEALSYGVVKMNVDTDTQYAFTRPVVTHMMQNYDGVLKIDGEVGNKKMYDPRSWGKAAEANMAARVLEACQDLKSVGTTLKA, encoded by the coding sequence ATGCCCATTGCCACACCTGAGATCTATGCCGAGATGCTGGATCGCGCGAAGGAGCAGGGATTCGCCTATCCGGCAATCAACATCTCCTCGTCCCAGACCCTGAATGCCGCGCTGGCAGGATTTGCCGAGGCCGGCTCCGACGGCATCATCCAGGTCTCGACCGGTGGCGCTGAATATCTCTCCGGCCCGACCGTCAAGAACATGGTCGCCGGCGCGACCGCGCTGGCCGAATATGCGCGGGTCGTCGCGGAGAAATATCCGATCAACATCGCCCTGCACACCGACCACTGCCCGAAGGACAAGCTCGACACCTTCGTCCGGCCGCTCATCGCCATCTCGCAGGAGCGCGTCAACAAGGGCCTCGACCCCCTGTTCCAGTCCCACATGTGGGACGGCTCGGCGTCGCCGCTGGATGAGAACCTCTCGATCGCCGGTGAGCTGATGGAGGCCTGCAAGTCGGCCAAGATCCTGCTCGAGGTCGAGATCGGCGTCGTCGGTGGCGAAGAGGACGGTGTCGCCCACGAGATCAACGACAAGCTCTATTCGACCCCCGAGGATGCCATCGCCACCGCGAAGGCGCTCGGTTATGGCGACCGTGGTTATTACATGACCGCGCTGACCTTCGGCAACGTGCACGGTGTCTACAAGCCCGGCAACGTCGTGCTGAAGCCCGAGGTGCTGAAGGCCGCGCAGGAAGCCGTCGTCAAGGAGTTCGGCCTGCCCGAGGGTTCCAAGCCGTTCCACCTGGTCTTCCACGGTGGCTCCGGCTCCTCGCCCGAGGAGATCGCCGAGGCGCTGAGCTATGGCGTGGTGAAGATGAACGTTGACACCGACACCCAATATGCGTTCACCCGCCCCGTCGTCACCCACATGATGCAGAACTATGACGGTGTGCTGAAGATCGACGGCGAGGTCGGCAACAAGAAGATGTATGACCCGCGTTCCTGGGGCAAGGCCGCCGAAGCCAACATGGCCGCCCGCGTGCTCGAGGCCTGCCAGGACCTCAAGTCCGTCGGCACCACGCTGAAGGCCTGA
- a CDS encoding cation acetate symporter, with product MQQQANPILNITIFGLFVVLTLGIVIYVSSGGRAKKGKAYYTGGAEFSGRQNGFAIAGDYLSAASFLGIAGAVAIYGYDGLLFSIGYLVAWLVALLLVAEPMRNTGKYTMADVLSFRTRQGPVRMAASISTLVISFFYLLAQMVGAGSLVAVLLGVSDLAVQIGIIALVGILMIIYVLIGGMKGTTWVQMIKAVLLMLGAGIMTLWVLGLYGMNFSRLLGTAAQTHPDGHRILEPMLQYGTNPLGFISLAIAVVLGCAGLPHVLMRFYTVPTAKEARRSVSWAIALIGLFYLFTMVLGYGAAILVGKENILAAPGKANAAAPLLALELGGPILMGVISGVAFATILAVVAGLAIAASASFAHDIYNSVIHKGKADPAKEIRVARIVVIILGILAIGGGVAARSINVAFLVSLAFAIAASANLPSILFSLYWKGFKTQGALWSIYGGLISSIVFIAFSKTVSGAPTAMFPDVNFAWFPLTNPALVSVPIGFFLAWLGSVLSKEDNTAVSAEMEVRSMTGVGTGTALQH from the coding sequence ATGCAGCAGCAGGCAAACCCGATCCTCAACATCACGATCTTCGGACTCTTCGTCGTCCTGACGCTGGGCATCGTGATCTATGTCTCCAGCGGTGGCCGCGCCAAGAAGGGCAAGGCCTATTACACCGGCGGCGCCGAGTTCAGTGGCCGCCAGAACGGCTTCGCCATCGCGGGCGACTATCTCTCCGCCGCATCGTTCCTCGGCATCGCCGGCGCCGTTGCCATCTATGGCTATGACGGCCTGCTCTTCTCGATCGGCTATCTCGTGGCCTGGCTCGTGGCACTTCTGCTCGTGGCCGAGCCGATGCGCAACACCGGCAAATACACCATGGCCGACGTGTTGTCGTTCCGGACCCGTCAGGGCCCGGTCCGCATGGCGGCCTCGATCTCGACCCTCGTCATCAGCTTCTTCTATCTGCTGGCCCAGATGGTCGGCGCGGGCTCCCTCGTCGCCGTGCTCCTCGGTGTCAGCGACCTCGCGGTCCAGATCGGCATCATCGCCCTCGTCGGCATCCTCATGATCATCTATGTGCTCATCGGCGGCATGAAGGGCACCACCTGGGTGCAGATGATCAAGGCCGTGTTGCTCATGCTGGGTGCCGGCATCATGACGCTCTGGGTCCTCGGCCTCTATGGCATGAACTTCTCGAGGCTCCTCGGCACCGCCGCCCAGACCCACCCGGATGGGCACAGGATCCTGGAGCCGATGCTGCAGTACGGCACCAACCCCCTGGGCTTCATCTCCCTGGCCATCGCCGTCGTCCTCGGCTGCGCCGGTCTGCCGCACGTGCTGATGCGCTTCTACACGGTGCCCACCGCCAAGGAAGCCCGTCGGTCGGTCTCGTGGGCGATCGCCCTGATCGGCCTGTTCTATCTGTTCACGATGGTGCTGGGCTATGGCGCGGCGATCCTGGTCGGCAAGGAGAACATCCTCGCCGCACCGGGCAAGGCCAACGCGGCCGCCCCGCTGCTGGCCCTGGAACTCGGTGGCCCGATCCTCATGGGCGTCATCTCCGGTGTCGCCTTCGCCACCATCCTCGCCGTGGTCGCCGGCCTGGCGATCGCTGCGTCGGCCTCGTTCGCCCACGACATCTACAACTCCGTGATCCACAAGGGGAAGGCCGATCCGGCCAAGGAGATCAGGGTCGCCCGCATCGTCGTGATCATCCTCGGCATCCTGGCCATCGGCGGCGGCGTCGCCGCCCGCAGCATCAATGTGGCGTTCCTCGTCTCGCTGGCCTTCGCGATCGCCGCCAGCGCCAACCTGCCGTCGATCCTCTTCTCGCTCTATTGGAAGGGCTTCAAGACCCAGGGTGCGCTCTGGTCGATCTATGGCGGCCTGATCAGCTCGATCGTGTTCATCGCCTTCTCCAAGACGGTCTCGGGTGCCCCCACCGCGATGTTCCCCGATGTCAACTTCGCGTGGTTCCCATTGACCAACCCGGCCTTGGTGTCAGTGCCAATCGGGTTCTTCCTGGCCTGGCTCGGCTCGGTTCTGTCGAAGGAAGACAACACCGCGGTGTCCGCCGAGATGGAGGTCCGCTCCATGACCGGTGTCGGCACGGGCACAGCCCTGCAACACTGA
- a CDS encoding DUF485 domain-containing protein: MASSHDSGETTAKREPTRDEFVEVSKTPEFGQLRKNFRGFAFPMTIAFLVWYFAFVLLSTYARGFMTQRLIGEVNVGIFLGLMQFVTTFLLTWLYIRHANKNLDPLAGQIRARLEDEQ; encoded by the coding sequence ATGGCTTCCAGCCACGACTCTGGCGAGACGACCGCCAAACGCGAACCGACCCGCGATGAGTTCGTCGAAGTGAGCAAGACCCCGGAGTTCGGCCAGCTGCGGAAGAACTTCCGTGGCTTCGCCTTCCCCATGACCATCGCGTTCCTGGTGTGGTATTTCGCGTTCGTGTTGCTCTCGACCTATGCGCGGGGGTTCATGACGCAGCGCCTGATCGGCGAAGTCAACGTCGGCATCTTCCTCGGCCTGATGCAGTTCGTGACCACCTTCCTTCTGACGTGGCTGTATATCCGGCACGCCAACAAGAACCTCGACCCCCTGGCGGGCCAGATCCGCGCACGACTGGAGGATGAGCAGTGA
- a CDS encoding GNAT family N-acetyltransferase, whose amino-acid sequence MQIALATPDQYARISAATLAAYAEFEAADEAYRRKLGDSAARAAEAELWVALDGDRVLGSVTRCPVGSPWRQVAGEGEGEFRMLAVDPAAQGSGVGVALVRHVLDRCRAGGDHTVVLSTSTEMLTAHGMYARLGFTRMPERDWSPVPGVGLLVYGRALDA is encoded by the coding sequence GTGCAGATCGCCCTCGCCACGCCGGATCAGTACGCCCGGATCTCGGCTGCGACGCTAGCGGCGTACGCGGAGTTCGAGGCTGCTGATGAGGCGTACCGGCGCAAGCTCGGCGACTCCGCCGCCCGCGCCGCCGAGGCAGAACTCTGGGTGGCTCTCGACGGGGATCGCGTCCTCGGGTCGGTGACCCGCTGTCCTGTCGGCTCGCCCTGGCGGCAGGTTGCCGGTGAGGGCGAGGGGGAGTTCCGGATGCTCGCGGTGGACCCGGCGGCCCAGGGCAGTGGTGTCGGGGTCGCTCTCGTGCGTCACGTGCTTGATCGTTGCCGGGCCGGGGGCGATCACACCGTCGTCCTGTCCACCTCCACCGAGATGCTCACCGCCCACGGCATGTATGCCCGACTCGGCTTCACCCGGATGCCCGAGCGCGACTGGAGCCCGGTCCCCGGCGTCGGCCTGCTGGTCTATGGGAGGGCGCTCGACGCCTGA
- a CDS encoding FAD-dependent oxidoreductase — protein sequence MESVPGRSFPALKGSVEADVCVIGGGITGLLTAHELAGAGRRVVVLEADRLAASVTGYTTAKLTSQHSLRYRRHTQELGAEAARTYGEVNQRALDAIRRLAADLGVADDVEPRDAYVYGTDSAGVADLRAEAEAAAEAGLPASFTRDVPVPFATVGAVRFADQAQIHPRTLLLALADALVERGVGIFESSEATEVVGDGRWSVTTEQGSVSAEQVVLATLTPSAGVGDDLWGKLYCHQGFAVALELHDEDALTGADGRGGVLISNDRPMRLMRPVRRDQGRLLQVGGASYVADASSGDTPYDDLEAWAREHFDVGAVLHRWTTQDYDGGLEVVSAVCTHAGCIVLWDADEQGWACPCHGSTFAVDGAVTNGPAEDPLRDLGHLLRG from the coding sequence ATGGAGTCTGTTCCGGGACGCTCGTTCCCCGCGCTGAAAGGCTCGGTTGAGGCGGATGTCTGCGTCATCGGCGGCGGCATCACCGGGCTCCTGACGGCCCACGAGCTGGCCGGAGCCGGCCGTCGAGTCGTGGTGTTGGAGGCTGATCGACTCGCCGCATCGGTCACGGGCTACACGACCGCCAAGCTCACCTCGCAGCACTCGCTGCGCTATCGCAGGCACACCCAGGAGTTGGGTGCCGAGGCCGCGCGTACCTATGGCGAGGTCAACCAGCGGGCGCTCGACGCCATCCGCCGGCTGGCTGCCGACCTGGGCGTGGCGGACGATGTCGAGCCCCGCGACGCCTATGTCTATGGCACCGACTCCGCCGGCGTCGCCGACCTCCGGGCCGAGGCCGAGGCCGCCGCCGAAGCTGGCCTGCCGGCCTCCTTCACCCGCGACGTGCCGGTGCCGTTCGCGACCGTGGGGGCGGTCCGGTTCGCCGACCAGGCCCAGATCCATCCGCGTACGCTCCTGCTGGCGCTCGCCGACGCCCTCGTGGAGCGCGGTGTGGGGATCTTCGAGTCGAGCGAGGCAACCGAGGTGGTGGGGGACGGCCGCTGGAGCGTGACCACCGAGCAGGGAAGTGTCAGCGCCGAGCAGGTGGTTCTCGCCACCCTGACCCCCAGCGCCGGAGTCGGCGATGACCTGTGGGGCAAGCTCTATTGCCACCAGGGCTTCGCGGTGGCGCTCGAACTCCATGACGAGGACGCCCTGACCGGCGCGGATGGGCGCGGGGGCGTACTTATCTCGAACGATCGGCCGATGCGATTGATGCGGCCGGTCCGCCGGGACCAGGGACGGCTCCTGCAGGTGGGTGGGGCGTCCTACGTCGCGGATGCGAGTTCGGGGGATACGCCCTATGACGACCTCGAGGCCTGGGCGCGCGAGCACTTCGACGTCGGAGCGGTGCTCCATCGCTGGACGACGCAGGACTACGACGGAGGCCTGGAGGTCGTGTCGGCGGTCTGTACGCACGCCGGCTGCATCGTGCTCTGGGACGCGGACGAGCAGGGATGGGCCTGCCCCTGCCACGGGTCGACCTTCGCGGTCGACGGAGCGGTCACCAACGGTCCGGCCGAGGACCCCCTGCGCGATCTCGGGCATCTGCTCCGGGGCTGA
- a CDS encoding DUF3151 domain-containing protein, with protein MTEPRENLLATFGTTPATKLPEDPAALEIQEHGKDRFVEIVRAHPESSLCWAMLAEGALTLGTPDGDVTAYAYARTGYHRGLDALRRAGWKGQGPIPWEHGPNRGFLRALWALAVAAHRIGEEAEHERCAQFLRDSSFKAYDVLTDTRPVDRVADAGDAAE; from the coding sequence GTGACCGAACCGCGTGAGAACCTGCTGGCGACCTTCGGGACCACGCCGGCGACCAAGCTGCCCGAAGACCCCGCCGCCCTGGAGATCCAGGAACACGGCAAGGACCGGTTCGTCGAGATCGTGCGCGCCCATCCGGAGTCGTCCCTGTGCTGGGCGATGCTCGCCGAGGGTGCCCTGACCCTGGGGACGCCCGATGGCGACGTGACGGCGTACGCCTATGCGCGCACCGGCTACCACCGCGGGCTCGACGCGCTGCGCCGCGCCGGATGGAAGGGCCAAGGGCCGATCCCGTGGGAGCACGGCCCGAATCGCGGGTTCCTCCGGGCGCTCTGGGCGCTCGCCGTGGCCGCGCATCGCATCGGCGAGGAGGCCGAACACGAGCGCTGCGCCCAGTTCCTGCGCGACTCCTCGTTCAAGGCCTATGACGTCCTGACGGACACGCGACCGGTCGACCGGGTCGCGGACGCGGGCGACGCAGCCGAGTGA
- a CDS encoding adenylosuccinate synthase codes for MPGIIVVGSQWGDEGKGKATDQMGDRVDFVVRYSGGNNAGHTLVVNGEKYAMHLLPSGILSPNATPVIGNGVVIDLGVLFHEIDVLTSRGVDCSNLKVSSNAHIITGYHTTMDKVTERFLGKRKIGTTGRGIGPTYSDKINRIGIRVQDLFDEAILRAKVEAALDQKNQILVKIYNRRGLEADEIVEELLAYADRLRPMVTDTVRLLNDGLDEGKIVLFEGAQAHHLDVDHGTYPYVTSSNPTAGGACTGTGVGPTRIDRVIGIAKAYTTRVGEGPFPTELEDEFGERLRVAGGEFGTTTGRPRRCGWFDPLVVEAAAVANGLTDVFLTKLDILSGFDTIPICVAYDVDGVRHDKLPMTQHDFTIATPIYEEVEGWHEDISGCREFSDLPQTAQDYVKRLDELIGVRISGIGVGPGREQAVMIHDLID; via the coding sequence ATGCCCGGCATCATCGTGGTGGGGTCCCAATGGGGGGACGAAGGCAAGGGCAAAGCGACCGACCAGATGGGTGATCGGGTCGACTTCGTCGTGCGCTATTCCGGCGGCAACAACGCCGGTCACACGCTGGTGGTCAATGGTGAGAAGTACGCCATGCACCTCCTCCCGAGCGGCATCCTCAGCCCCAACGCCACCCCGGTGATCGGCAACGGCGTCGTCATCGATCTCGGCGTGCTGTTCCACGAGATCGACGTGCTCACCTCGCGCGGTGTCGACTGCTCCAACCTGAAGGTGTCGTCGAACGCCCACATCATCACCGGCTATCACACGACGATGGACAAGGTGACCGAGCGCTTCCTCGGCAAGCGCAAGATCGGCACGACCGGTCGCGGCATCGGCCCGACCTATTCCGACAAGATCAACCGCATCGGCATCCGCGTGCAGGACCTCTTCGACGAGGCCATCCTCCGCGCCAAGGTCGAGGCCGCGCTGGATCAGAAGAACCAGATCCTGGTGAAGATCTACAACCGCCGCGGGCTCGAGGCCGATGAGATCGTCGAGGAACTGCTGGCGTACGCCGACCGGCTGCGGCCCATGGTCACCGACACGGTCCGTCTGCTCAACGACGGCCTGGACGAGGGCAAGATCGTGCTCTTCGAGGGCGCGCAGGCGCACCACCTCGATGTCGACCACGGCACCTATCCCTATGTCACCTCCTCCAACCCCACGGCCGGCGGCGCCTGCACCGGCACGGGCGTCGGCCCGACCCGGATCGACCGGGTCATCGGCATTGCGAAGGCCTACACCACGCGCGTGGGTGAGGGGCCGTTCCCGACCGAGCTCGAGGACGAGTTCGGCGAGCGCCTGCGCGTGGCCGGCGGCGAGTTCGGCACCACGACCGGTCGCCCGCGTCGCTGCGGCTGGTTCGACCCGCTCGTGGTCGAGGCCGCAGCCGTTGCGAACGGCCTGACCGATGTCTTCCTCACCAAGCTCGACATCCTGTCGGGCTTCGACACGATTCCGATCTGCGTGGCCTATGACGTCGACGGCGTACGCCACGACAAGCTCCCCATGACCCAGCACGACTTCACCATCGCGACGCCGATCTATGAAGAGGTGGAGGGCTGGCACGAGGACATCTCCGGGTGCCGCGAGTTCTCCGACCTGCCGCAGACCGCGCAGGACTATGTGAAGCGACTTGACGAGCTCATCGGCGTCCGCATCTCCGGCATCGGTGTCGGCCCGGGCCGCGAGCAGGCGGTCATGATCCACGACCTGATTGATTAA